The Phocoena phocoena chromosome 4, mPhoPho1.1, whole genome shotgun sequence genome contains a region encoding:
- the B3GALNT1 gene encoding UDP-GalNAc:beta-1,3-N-acetylgalactosaminyltransferase 1 has protein sequence MAPALLTTLPGRMSLRSLKWSLLLLSLLSFLVMWYLSLPHYNVIERVNWMYFYEYEPIYRQDFRFTLREHSNCSHQNPFLVILVTSHPSDVKARQAIRVTWGEKKSWWGYEVLTFFLLGQQAEREDKMLALSLEDEHLLYGDIIRQDFLDTYNNLTLKTIMAFRWVTEFCPNARYIMKTDTDVFINTGNLVKYLLNLNHSEKFFTGYPLIDNYSYRGFYQKTHISYQEYPFKVFPPYCSGLGYIMSRDLVPRIYEMMSHVKPIKFEDVYVGICLNLLKVDIHIPEDTNLFFLYRIHLDVCQLRRVIAAHGFSSKEIITFWQVMLRNTTCHY, from the coding sequence ATGGCCCCAGCGCTCCTGACCACTCTTCCGGGTAGGATGTCGCTGAGATCCCTGAAATGGAGCCTCCTGCTGCTGTCACTCCTGAGCTTCCTGGTGATGTGGTACCTCAGTCTTCCCCACTACAATGTGATAGAACGCGTGAACTGGATGTACTTCTATGAGTATGAGCCCATTTACAGGCAAGACTTCCGCTTCACACTTCGAGAGCATTCGAACTGCTCTCATCAAAACCCATTTCTGGTCATCCTGGTGACCTCACACCCCTCAGATGTGAAAGCCAGACAGGCCATTAGAGTTACTTGGGGTGAAAAGAAGTCTTGGTGGGGATATGAGGTTCTCACATTTTTCTTATTAGGCCAGCAGGCTGAAAGGGAAGACAAAATGTTAGCATTATCCTTAGAGGATGAACACCTCCTTTATGGCGACATAATAAGACAAGATTTTTTAGACACGTACAATAACCTGACCTTGAAAACGATTATGGCATTTAGGTGGGTAACTGAGTTTTGCCCCAATGCCAGGTACATCATGAAGACAGACACTGATGTCTTCATCAATACTGGCAATTTAGTGAAGTATCTCTTAAATTTAAACCACTCAGAGAAGTTTTTCACAGGTTATCCTCTAATTGATAATTATTCTTATAGGGGATTTTACCAAAAAACCCATATTTCATACCAGGAGTATCCCTTCAAGGTGTTTCCTCCCTACTGCAGTGGGTTGGGTTATATAATGTCCAGAGATTTGGTGCCAAGAATCTATGAAATGATGAGTCACGTAAAACCCATCAAGTTTGAAGATGTTTACGTTGGGATCTGTTTGAATTTATTAAAAGTGGACATTCATATTCCAGAAGACACcaaccttttctttttatataggaTCCATTTGGATGTCTGTCAACTCAGACGCGTGATTGCAGCCCATGGCTTTTCTTCCAAGGAAATTATCACATTTTGGCAGGTTATGCTAAGGAACACCACATGCCATTATTAA